One region of Camelina sativa cultivar DH55 chromosome 6, Cs, whole genome shotgun sequence genomic DNA includes:
- the LOC109133462 gene encoding E3 ubiquitin protein ligase RIE1-like, which produces MVPIPTKGLCLATERTLLAEDADCCICLNSYEDGAELHALPCNHHFHSTCIVKWLKMRATCPLCKYNILKGTTDPN; this is translated from the exons ATGGTTCCTATACCGACCAAAGGACTATGCTTAGCAACTGAAAGAACACTACTTGCTGAGGATGCG GACTGTTGCATATGTCTGAACTCATATGAGGATGGTGCAGAGCTTCATGCTCTTCCTTGTAACCACCATTTTCACTCGACGTGTATTGTGAAATGGCTTAAGATGAGAGCAACATGTCCTCTCTGCAAATACAACATCCTTAAAGGAACAACTGACCCCAACTAA
- the LOC104789936 gene encoding pentatricopeptide repeat-containing protein At2g01740: MVREALQFLSRLRKSSNFPDPFTCNKHIHQLINSNCGVLSLKLLAYLVSRGYTPHRSSFNSVVSFVCRLGQVQFAQDIVHSMPRYGCVPDVISYNSLIDGHCRNGDIRSACLVLESLRASHGFICKPDVVSFNSLFNGFSKMKMLDEVFVYMGVMFKCCSPNVVTYSTWIDTFCKSGELQLALKSFNCMKRDALSPNVVTFTCLIDGYCKAGDLEVAVSLYEEMRRVRMSLNVVTYTALIDGFCKKGKMQRAEEMYSQMLEDRVEPNSLVYTTVIDGYFQKGDSDNAMKFLAKMLNQGMRLDLAAYGVFISGLCSNGKLKEATEIVEGMEKGGFVPDMMIFTTMMNAYFKSGRMKAAVNMYHKLVERGFEPDVVALSTMIDGIAKNGQLHEAIAYFCIGKANDVMYTVLIDALCKEGDFIEVERLFNKILEAGLVPDKFMYTSWIAGLCKQGNLVDAFKLKTKMVQEGLELDLLTYTTLIYGLASKGLMVEARQVFDEMLRIRICPDLAVFDLLIRAYEKEGNMTAASDMLLDMQKRGLATSASDADCSKQCDNEVSCS; this comes from the coding sequence ATGGTCAGAGAAGCTCTTCAATTTCTCTCTCGGCTGagaaaatcttcaaattttccAGACCCATTCACCTGCAACAAGCATATTCATCAGCTTATCAATTCGAATTGCGGcgttctctctctcaaattatTAGCTTACTTAGTCTCCAGAGGCTACACTCCTCATCGTTCTTCATTCAATTCGGTCGTATCCTTTGTTTGTAGATTAGGGCAGGTTCAATTCGCTCAAGATATAGTACACTCGATGCCTCGATACGGGTGTGTACCAGATGTTATATCTTATAACTCTCTCATTGATGGGCATTGTAGAAATGGCGATATCAGAAGTGCTTGTTTGGTATTAGAGAGTTTAAGAGCCTCTCATGGGTTTATTTGCAAGCCTGACGTAGTTAGTTTTAATTCTCTGTTTAATGGGTTTAGCAAGATGAAGATGTTAGATGAGGTTTTTGTGTATATGGGTGTTATGTTCAAGTGTTGTTCTCCCAATGTTGTTACTTATAGtacttggattgacaccttctgCAAATCCGGGGAGTTACAGTTGGCGCTTAAGAGTTTTAACTGTATGAAGAGAGATGCTTTGTCTCCAAATGTGGTCACTTTCACTTGTTTGATTGATGGGTATTGTAAAGCTGGTGACTTGGAGGTTGCGGTTTCGTTGTACGAAGAAATGAGACGCGTTCGGATGTCTCTGAATGTTGTTACTTATACTGCTTTGATAGATGGTTTCTGCAAGAAAGGGAAAATGCAGAGAGCTGAGGAGATGTATTCGCAGATGCTCGAGGATAGAGTTGAGCCAAACTCTCTTGTATACACTACGGTTATCGATGGGTATTTCCAGAAAGGAGATTCGGATAATGCCATGAAGTTTCTGGCCAAAATGCTCAATCAAGGGATGAGACTTGATTTAGCAGCTTACGGCGTATTTATATCAGGCCTTTGCAGTAATGGTAAACTAAAGGAGGCAACAGAGATTGTAGAAGGTATGGAGAAAGGTGGTTTTGTTCCTGATATGATGATTTTTACTACAATGATGAATGCATATTTTAAATCCGGGCGCATGAAGGCTGCAGTTAACATGTACCACAAGTTAGTTGAGAGAGGCTTCGAGCCAGATGTTGTAGCTCTTTCGACTATGATTGATGGGATTGCAAAGAATGGACAACTACATGAAGCTATAGCTTATTTCTGTATTGGGAAAGCTAATGATGTTATGTACACCGTGCTTATTGATGCTTTGTGCAAGGAAGGAGACTTTATAGAAGTTGAGAGattgtttaacaaaattttagagGCTGGACTTGTTCCGGATAAGTTCATGTACACTTCTTGGATAGCTGGTTTGTGTAAGCAAGGGAATTTGGTGGATGCGTTtaagttaaaaaccaaaatgGTTCAAGAGGGTCTCGAGCTTGATTTGTTAACCTATACAACATTGATTTATGGGTTAGCTAGCAAGGGATTGATGGTCGAGGCTAGACAAGTTTTCGATGAAATGTTGAGAATTAGAATATGCCCTGATTTGGCTGTTTTTGATCTACTGATTAGAGCTTATGAAAAGGAGGGAAACATGACCGCTGCTTCGGATATGCTTCTCGATATGCAGAAAAGAGGGCTTGCAACATCAGCAAGTGATGCAGATTGCAGCAAACAATGTGACAATGAAGTGAGCTGTTCTTGA